A single Streptomyces sp. Edi2 DNA region contains:
- a CDS encoding TetR/AcrR family transcriptional regulator, whose product MGHREDLLEGAKRCLLEKGYARTTARDIVAASGANLASIGYHYGSKDALMRQAVIASTEEWGASVTQAPAAADDGAEKGADPLERFAAVWDSVLQRIATEREFIAAQVEVLGLLPRDEALREAIGEVLPESSEGLVAVFEGVPDTEVDPEAARIVGSFYQALLTGLMVQSLLTPDTMPSGRDLATALRRVTAGEVLQRK is encoded by the coding sequence ATGGGACACCGTGAAGACCTTCTGGAGGGCGCCAAACGCTGCCTCCTGGAGAAGGGGTATGCGCGCACCACCGCCCGCGACATCGTGGCCGCGTCCGGCGCCAACCTCGCCTCCATCGGATACCACTACGGTTCCAAGGACGCCCTGATGCGCCAGGCGGTCATCGCGTCCACCGAGGAGTGGGGCGCGAGCGTGACCCAGGCGCCCGCCGCCGCCGACGACGGCGCGGAGAAGGGGGCGGATCCGCTGGAGCGGTTCGCCGCGGTCTGGGACTCGGTCCTGCAACGGATCGCCACGGAACGCGAGTTCATCGCCGCGCAGGTCGAGGTGCTGGGGCTGCTGCCGCGCGACGAGGCACTGCGCGAGGCGATCGGCGAGGTGCTTCCGGAGAGCAGCGAGGGGCTTGTCGCGGTCTTCGAGGGGGTGCCGGACACCGAGGTCGACCCGGAGGCGGCACGCATCGTCGGCTCCTTCTACCAGGCCCTGCTCACCGGCCTGATGGTCCAGTCGCTGCTCACCCCGGACACCATGCCCTCCGGCCGGGACCTGGCGACCGCCCTGCGCCGGGTCACCGCGGGCGAGGTACTGCAGCGGAAGTGA
- a CDS encoding IPT/TIG domain-containing protein, which produces MDSTYGLPSALALAQSVTAATTGHGPGQVDGTAHEALARALAGMLAQQAAAPGALASQPLAAAQARAQLLADSLVPVGTGPIGVAITPNGNFAYVANNGAGTVSVIDTTTNPPSVVATVPGLNGPIGVAITPDGNFAYVTNGSGNTVSVIDTATNTIVGSPITVGANPFEIAITPDGAFAYVANHGSGTVSVIDIATNVSVATITVGSTPNGVAASPDGATVYVSNSGSASVSVIDVATNTVTATVPVGSTPIGIGFTPDSNFAYVANNGSGTVSVIDTTTGPPSVVTTIAGFGTPAGVAVSPDGSLVFVVNFGTNNVGVISTASNTIIATLPVGTQPSRAAVTPDGNFLYVTNNGSNDVSVLQIRPIVLSISPSSGTTLGGDAITITGSGFTGVTSVTLNSTPVLGFTFIDDSTITATTPPHAAGTVQATVTTNLGSGTGGSFTYVPPAPTITSINPVSGSTSGGTLVVITGTNLTGATAVSVDGVPVADFQVVDDTHIAATTAPNAPGTGPVSVTTPGGTATGPATYTYVTPAPTISGFIPTSGSTAGGTQVTITGTGLTGATAVSIAGVPAAGFTVLNDTTIVATTAPSGPTSGPVSVSTPGGIATSATNYTYVTSAPTLTGIFPTSGPAGTTTQVTLSGTGLTGATSVTVNGTPVPFTVVSDNEILATLPPHTAGTVTVTVTTPGGSASIPFTYTSDRTQLTATPAIVQVFPPHPYVGRLTATLIDLDTGQPLAGQSITFTTGGFPLCTSTTDAQGVAVCNALLALPLIILNGGYTATYAGDSSHQPATAHGGVITI; this is translated from the coding sequence ATGGATTCGACGTACGGTCTGCCGTCCGCCCTCGCGCTTGCGCAGAGCGTCACAGCGGCAACAACTGGTCATGGACCGGGCCAGGTCGACGGGACAGCGCACGAGGCGCTGGCACGGGCCCTCGCCGGAATGCTTGCGCAACAAGCCGCGGCGCCGGGAGCACTCGCTTCTCAGCCCCTGGCAGCGGCGCAGGCGCGGGCGCAGCTGCTGGCCGACTCGCTCGTGCCCGTCGGAACCGGTCCGATCGGCGTGGCGATCACCCCGAACGGCAACTTCGCCTACGTGGCGAACAACGGCGCCGGCACCGTCAGCGTCATCGACACCACCACCAATCCGCCCAGCGTGGTGGCCACGGTCCCCGGCCTGAACGGCCCGATCGGGGTGGCGATCACGCCGGACGGCAACTTCGCCTACGTGACCAACGGCAGCGGTAACACCGTCAGCGTCATCGACACGGCCACCAACACGATCGTCGGTTCCCCGATCACCGTGGGCGCCAACCCGTTCGAGATCGCCATCACCCCGGACGGCGCGTTCGCTTACGTGGCGAACCACGGCTCCGGCACCGTCAGCGTCATCGACATCGCCACGAATGTGTCGGTAGCCACCATCACCGTCGGCAGCACCCCCAACGGGGTGGCGGCGAGCCCCGACGGGGCGACGGTGTACGTCAGCAACTCCGGCAGCGCCTCGGTGAGCGTGATCGACGTCGCCACCAACACCGTCACCGCCACGGTCCCGGTGGGCAGCACCCCGATCGGTATCGGCTTCACCCCGGACAGCAACTTCGCCTACGTGGCGAACAACGGCTCCGGCACCGTCAGCGTCATCGACACCACGACCGGCCCGCCGAGCGTGGTCACCACCATCGCCGGCTTCGGGACGCCGGCCGGTGTGGCGGTCAGCCCGGACGGCTCGCTGGTGTTCGTGGTGAACTTCGGCACCAACAACGTCGGGGTGATCAGCACCGCGAGCAACACGATCATCGCCACCCTGCCGGTGGGCACCCAGCCCTCCCGCGCGGCGGTCACCCCGGACGGCAACTTCCTCTACGTCACCAACAACGGCAGCAACGACGTCAGCGTCCTGCAGATCCGCCCCATCGTGCTGTCGATCAGCCCGTCCTCCGGCACCACGCTCGGCGGCGACGCGATCACCATCACCGGCAGCGGCTTCACCGGAGTCACCTCCGTCACGCTGAACTCCACGCCGGTCCTCGGCTTCACGTTCATCGACGACAGCACCATCACCGCAACCACACCGCCGCACGCCGCCGGAACCGTCCAGGCGACCGTGACCACCAACCTGGGGAGCGGAACGGGCGGCAGCTTCACCTATGTCCCGCCGGCCCCCACCATCACCAGCATCAACCCCGTCTCGGGCAGCACCTCCGGCGGCACCCTCGTCGTCATCACCGGTACGAACCTCACCGGCGCCACCGCGGTCAGTGTCGACGGAGTTCCGGTGGCCGACTTCCAAGTCGTCGACGACACCCACATCGCAGCCACCACCGCGCCGAACGCACCGGGCACCGGACCGGTCTCGGTCACCACGCCCGGCGGCACCGCCACCGGACCGGCGACCTACACCTACGTCACCCCGGCCCCGACCATCAGCGGCTTCATCCCCACCTCGGGCAGCACCGCCGGCGGCACCCAGGTCACCATCACCGGCACCGGCCTGACCGGCGCCACCGCGGTGAGCATCGCCGGAGTCCCCGCCGCGGGCTTCACGGTGCTCAACGACACCACCATCGTCGCCACCACCGCCCCGAGCGGCCCCACCAGCGGACCCGTCTCCGTCAGCACCCCCGGCGGCATCGCGACCAGCGCCACCAACTACACCTACGTGACCTCCGCCCCCACCCTCACCGGCATCTTCCCGACCAGCGGACCGGCCGGCACCACCACCCAGGTCACCCTCTCCGGCACCGGCCTGACCGGCGCGACCAGTGTCACGGTCAACGGCACCCCCGTGCCGTTCACGGTCGTCTCCGACAACGAGATCCTCGCGACCCTGCCGCCGCACACGGCCGGAACGGTGACGGTCACCGTCACCACGCCGGGCGGCAGCGCGAGCATCCCCTTCACCTACACCAGCGACCGGACCCAGTTGACGGCCACTCCCGCCATCGTCCAGGTCTTCCCGCCCCACCCCTACGTCGGGAGGCTGACCGCGACACTCATCGACCTCGACACCGGGCAGCCCCTCGCCGGGCAGTCCATCACCTTCACCACCGGCGGATTCCCCCTGTGCACGTCCACCACGGACGCCCAGGGCGTGGCGGTGTGCAACGCACTCCTGGCCCTGCCGCTGATCATCCTGAACGGCGGATACACGGCCACCTATGCCGGAGACTCCAGCCACCAGCCCGCCACCGCCCACGGCGGGGTCATCACCATCTGA
- a CDS encoding helix-turn-helix domain-containing protein yields the protein MRGDYQQLVDEISAALGAPATLEDRDFGLIAFGAHEGDDDEVMDPVRTRSILQRRSSAAVRAWFEAFGIARATTALRIPPDPAAGVFKGRICLPVRHRGIVHGYVWLLDDGHLTDLELGSRGAPPDPRIAQAMETAARIGALLADEARAGSELGDLLRELLAAQPAGRAAAAAALSDALRDSLRFTPGIPLTLVAVLPWDTSDTDVAPLPSLPGLLAACALPAGGPVPPAGRADEADAAAQPANGSAGRAGAGARPQPAAAAPALAALVRLRSAGALGPAHAVAEHLLRSPRAGAVPAEGRAARGGARNGGPAGHPPPRPGAAGIGAGTAELTGLPATWREALDAARAARAEPRLGPVTQWDALGPYRMLTALPDTAPDPAIGPLLAPAHAELARTAEVFLDCAGQASRTAQALGIHRQTLYYRLGRVEKLTGLDLDDGEHRLLLHMALKAARL from the coding sequence ATGCGGGGCGATTACCAGCAGCTCGTGGACGAGATCTCGGCGGCGCTCGGCGCCCCCGCGACGCTGGAGGACCGGGATTTCGGACTGATTGCGTTCGGCGCGCACGAGGGCGACGACGACGAGGTCATGGACCCCGTGCGGACCCGCTCGATCCTGCAGCGCCGCTCGTCGGCGGCGGTACGGGCCTGGTTCGAGGCGTTCGGGATCGCCCGTGCCACCACGGCGCTGCGCATCCCGCCGGACCCGGCGGCCGGGGTCTTCAAGGGCCGGATCTGCCTGCCCGTACGCCATCGGGGCATCGTGCACGGCTATGTCTGGCTGCTGGACGACGGGCATCTGACCGATCTCGAACTGGGCAGCCGCGGCGCGCCGCCCGACCCGCGGATCGCCCAGGCGATGGAGACCGCCGCCCGGATCGGCGCACTGCTGGCCGACGAGGCCCGCGCCGGATCCGAACTCGGCGATCTGCTGCGGGAGTTGCTGGCCGCACAGCCCGCCGGACGGGCGGCCGCGGCGGCCGCCCTGAGCGATGCGCTACGGGACAGCCTGCGCTTCACCCCGGGCATCCCGCTCACCCTGGTCGCGGTGCTGCCCTGGGACACCTCGGACACCGACGTGGCACCGCTGCCCAGCCTGCCGGGCCTGCTGGCGGCGTGTGCGCTGCCGGCGGGCGGGCCGGTCCCCCCGGCCGGGCGGGCGGACGAGGCGGACGCCGCCGCGCAACCCGCCAACGGGTCCGCCGGGCGCGCCGGGGCGGGCGCCCGTCCGCAGCCCGCGGCCGCCGCGCCCGCCCTGGCCGCGCTGGTCCGCCTGCGCTCGGCCGGCGCGCTCGGCCCGGCCCATGCGGTGGCCGAGCATCTGCTGCGCTCCCCGCGCGCGGGCGCCGTACCTGCCGAGGGGCGGGCGGCACGCGGCGGCGCGCGCAACGGCGGCCCCGCCGGGCACCCCCCGCCCCGCCCGGGTGCCGCCGGAATCGGCGCCGGGACAGCGGAGTTGACCGGCCTCCCGGCTACCTGGCGAGAAGCGCTGGACGCGGCCCGCGCGGCCCGCGCCGAACCCCGGCTGGGCCCGGTCACCCAGTGGGACGCCCTCGGCCCGTACCGCATGCTGACCGCGCTGCCGGACACCGCCCCCGACCCGGCCATCGGACCGCTGCTGGCCCCCGCGCACGCCGAACTCGCGCGCACCGCCGAGGTGTTCCTCGACTGCGCGGGCCAGGCGAGCCGCACCGCGCAGGCCCTGGGCATCCACCGCCAGACGCTCTACTACCGCCTGGGCCGGGTGGAGAAGCTGACCGGCCTCGACCTGGACGACGGCGAACACCGGCTGCTGCTGCACATGGCGCTGAAGGCGGCGCGGCTGTGA
- a CDS encoding proline dehydrogenase family protein → MLGPVLLAAARSNSIRRIVAAAPVTRPVVDRFVAGERLDESMAAVRSLAARGLEVTLDHLGEDITDPAEALRNRDAYLNLAAALKEQGLGVKAEMSVKLSAFGQALPGGHELALKNVTPVVEAAAEAGTTVTLDMEDHTTVDSTLAILADLRERFPQTGAVLQSYLFRTEADCHALAGEGSRVRLVKGAYKEPATVAFQDKREVDKAYVRCLKILMAGEGYPMIGSHDPRMVAIGQELAHRNGRKPADYEFQMLYGIREGEQRRLVADGHRMRVYIPYGTDWYGYFMRRLAERPANLAFFLRSLATRG, encoded by the coding sequence ATGCTGGGTCCCGTGCTCCTCGCCGCAGCGCGCAGCAACAGCATCCGCCGCATCGTTGCGGCCGCCCCGGTCACCCGCCCCGTGGTGGACCGGTTCGTCGCCGGCGAGCGCCTGGACGAGTCCATGGCGGCCGTGCGGTCGCTGGCCGCGCGCGGCCTGGAGGTCACCCTCGACCACCTGGGCGAGGACATTACCGACCCGGCCGAGGCACTGCGCAATCGTGACGCCTACCTGAACCTGGCCGCCGCCCTCAAGGAGCAGGGGCTCGGGGTCAAGGCCGAGATGTCGGTCAAGCTGTCCGCTTTCGGGCAGGCGCTGCCCGGCGGCCACGAGCTGGCGCTGAAGAACGTCACTCCGGTGGTCGAGGCCGCCGCCGAGGCCGGTACGACCGTGACCCTCGACATGGAGGACCACACCACCGTCGACTCCACCCTTGCGATCCTCGCCGACCTGCGGGAACGCTTTCCCCAGACGGGCGCGGTGCTGCAGTCCTACCTCTTCCGTACGGAGGCCGACTGCCACGCGCTCGCCGGGGAAGGCTCCCGGGTGCGGCTGGTCAAGGGCGCGTACAAAGAGCCCGCGACCGTCGCCTTCCAGGACAAGCGGGAGGTCGACAAGGCGTATGTGCGCTGCCTGAAGATCCTGATGGCCGGGGAGGGCTACCCCATGATCGGGTCGCACGACCCGCGGATGGTGGCCATCGGCCAGGAACTGGCGCACCGCAACGGGCGCAAGCCGGCCGACTACGAATTCCAGATGCTGTACGGCATCCGCGAGGGCGAGCAGCGGCGCCTGGTCGCCGACGGGCACCGTATGCGGGTCTACATCCCCTATGGCACCGACTGGTACGGATACTTCATGCGCCGGCTCGCCGAGCGCCCCGCGAACCTCGCGTTCTTCTTGAGGTCGCTGGCAACCCGCGGCTGA
- the pruA gene encoding L-glutamate gamma-semialdehyde dehydrogenase, with amino-acid sequence MDAVTQVPVPVNEPVHTYAPGSPERSRLEAKLKELAGNPIELPMTIGGEHRMGGGERFDVVQPHNHASRLGTYANATVKDGQDAVDAALAAAPAWRALSFDDRAAIILKAADLLSGPWRETMAAATMLGQSKTAQQAEIDTPCELIDFWRFNVHFARQILAEQPPANSPGVWNRSDHRPLEGFVYAITPFNFTAIAGNLPTAPALMGNTVVWKPSPTQTYAAVLLMQLLEEAGLPKGVINLVTGDGKDVSEVALTHPDLAGIHFTGSTKTFQYLWKTVGNNIENYKTYPRLVGETGGKDFIVAHPSADRAVLKTAMTRGAFEFQGQKCSAASRAYVPASLWNSGLKEEFAAEVDSLSMGDVADLSNFMSAVIDERSFAKNKAAIDRAKADPTVEVVAGGTYDDSEGYFVRPTVLVSTDPENEIFKDEYFGPILGVYVYDDADYDAMLTQMESASAYGLTGCVIAQDRAEAARTCELLRFAAGNFYINDKPTGAVVGQQPFGGGRASGTNDKAGAKQNLMRWTSTRSIKETLVPPTDYRYPHMG; translated from the coding sequence ATGGACGCTGTGACCCAGGTCCCCGTGCCGGTTAACGAGCCGGTCCACACCTACGCCCCCGGCAGCCCGGAGCGTTCCCGTCTGGAGGCCAAGCTCAAGGAGCTGGCCGGCAACCCGATCGAGCTGCCGATGACCATCGGCGGAGAGCACCGGATGGGCGGCGGCGAGCGTTTCGACGTCGTGCAGCCGCACAACCACGCCTCCCGGCTCGGTACGTACGCCAACGCCACCGTCAAGGACGGCCAGGACGCGGTGGACGCCGCGCTGGCCGCCGCCCCGGCGTGGCGCGCGCTGTCCTTCGACGACCGCGCCGCGATCATCCTCAAGGCCGCCGACCTGCTCTCCGGCCCCTGGCGCGAGACGATGGCCGCCGCCACCATGCTCGGCCAGTCCAAGACCGCCCAGCAGGCCGAGATCGACACCCCCTGTGAGCTCATCGACTTCTGGCGCTTCAACGTGCACTTCGCGCGCCAGATCCTCGCCGAGCAGCCCCCGGCGAACTCCCCGGGCGTCTGGAACCGCTCGGACCACCGCCCCCTCGAGGGCTTCGTCTACGCGATCACGCCCTTCAACTTCACCGCGATCGCCGGCAACCTCCCGACCGCGCCCGCCCTCATGGGCAACACCGTGGTCTGGAAGCCGTCCCCGACGCAGACCTACGCCGCCGTGCTGCTGATGCAGCTGCTGGAGGAGGCCGGGCTGCCCAAGGGCGTCATCAACCTCGTCACCGGCGACGGCAAGGACGTCTCCGAGGTGGCGCTGACCCACCCGGACCTCGCGGGCATCCACTTCACCGGCTCGACCAAGACCTTCCAGTACCTGTGGAAGACGGTCGGCAACAACATCGAGAACTACAAGACCTACCCGCGGCTCGTCGGCGAGACCGGCGGCAAGGACTTCATCGTCGCCCACCCCTCGGCCGACCGCGCCGTGCTGAAGACCGCCATGACCCGTGGCGCCTTCGAGTTCCAGGGCCAGAAGTGCTCCGCGGCCTCCCGCGCGTACGTCCCGGCGTCGCTGTGGAACAGCGGCCTCAAGGAAGAGTTCGCCGCCGAGGTCGACTCCCTCTCCATGGGCGACGTCGCGGACCTGTCGAACTTCATGTCCGCCGTCATCGACGAGCGCTCCTTCGCCAAGAACAAGGCGGCGATCGACCGCGCCAAGGCCGACCCGACCGTCGAGGTCGTGGCCGGCGGCACGTACGACGACAGCGAGGGCTACTTCGTCCGCCCGACGGTCCTGGTCTCCACCGACCCGGAGAACGAGATCTTCAAGGACGAGTACTTCGGCCCGATCCTCGGCGTCTACGTCTACGACGACGCCGACTACGACGCGATGCTCACCCAGATGGAGTCCGCCTCGGCGTACGGCCTGACCGGTTGCGTCATCGCCCAGGACCGTGCCGAGGCCGCCCGGACCTGCGAGCTGCTGCGCTTCGCGGCCGGCAACTTCTACATCAACGACAAGCCGACCGGCGCCGTCGTCGGCCAGCAGCCCTTCGGCGGCGGCCGCGCGTCCGGCACCAACGACAAGGCCGGCGCCAAGCAGAACCTGATGCGCTGGACCTCCACCCGCTCCATCAAGGAGACCCTGGTCCCGCCGACGGACTACCGCTACCCGCACATGGGCTGA